Below is a genomic region from Tenrec ecaudatus isolate mTenEca1 chromosome 15, mTenEca1.hap1, whole genome shotgun sequence.
GAGGTGCCATACTGTGCATAGAGGCATAGCTGGAGAATATTTTAGAAGTCAAAAACTCATTAGGAGGACTCAGCACAAGCATGTCCGGGAGATTCACTGAGATGTTGTCCAGTGACTTCAGGCAGGGGCCAGGGTGCATCAGAGAATCAGGATTCAGTGGGGGTCCCAAGGGCTGAAGATCGGGGTCACAGCAGCACCCAGAAGCTTTAACAGCATGCTGGATCTCAAATCTCCGAGGGCCAGAGTCATCTGTTGATTATTGATTCTCATGCAATGCCTGAGTGGgcaggtgtacaaatgtgcttgctgtgTGGCTCTTGGCCCTGGACTTCACAGACTGCTGGTGGGCATCGGAGTCCCGAGGACGCCTAGTGCGAGTACCCTTTAGTGAAGCCTGGAGATACTGGGCAGATGGAACTGAGGTGGGAAGTAGGGAGACACTGGATCCTGTAGGACTGCTACCCATGAAGGTAGGGTCCTCAGGCTGCACAGTAGAGCTGTCTGCCCAGGAGTGGGTTGTGGGACGAGGACAtaccagtgcacagcccccaagcccactgtctGCAGCCAGAGTCAGAGAGCGACGCCTGGCCCTGCGTGGCTTAAAGGACCGCAGACGCCCCTTGACCATCGCACGAGTCCTGGCTCCCTTCCAGGCCGTCCACTCCGGGCTGGTCAGTGCTGTGTGTTCCACGTGGTCCACGGAGGTGCGGtccctgccctgtttccacaGCTCATAGCGCTCGGGTTGCAGAATGCGCACGAAGGCGTCCATGGGAAATGTGACCCTGGCTTCCCCACAGCTGCACTGAGAAGCAGCTTTACCGTAATTAACCCAGCGCAGGGTGGCAAAGTTGATGGATTCCGCACAGTTGAAACCGTGATTGAAGCCAGCGTGGTAGCCGTAGGGGAATGTGACCATGAACTCGCCTGCTCCCTGGGTGATCCGACCAACAGGAATGCCGTTCTCCCTGAGGACTCTGGGTGAgatgagggccaccttgtgcCGCAGGAAGTTCGCGCAGCCAGTGGAACTGCCAGGGAAAAGCTCCCTGGCCAGTCTCTCCAGGCGGGCTCCATGCTCAGGGGGCACCGCATACCACGTTTTGGGCTCCCCGAAGTGCAGGTAGTTGATGCTGTACAGGTCCATGTCCTCCGTGTGCCAAGTGAAGGTGGTCTGCCACAGGCCAAAGTACAGGTAGGGGGTATTGACACCTTTGATGACAACTCCACACTCCTGCTCCAGCAGATCCTGGATCGTCCCCAGGTGTCTGAGGTTCCAATGCTCAGTGTTTTCACCAAAAAAGGAGCCACATACTCCAgccccataaatgggagaatTGTACAGGCGGCTCTTCCAATAGGTCCGCTCCAAATCGTCAACATCCCGGTGTGTGGGAGTGCGGTATCTGTCAGTGTTGGCCAAGTGGCGATACTCCTCCACGGTCatggatttcttctttttatggtattgcaaaaagacacctgtttGCCCAGTAGTTACCTGCTGCACAGGACTGGCTATGAGGATGTCATCCACATCGTCATAGTTCTCTCTGGCTGTCCACTGTTTGGGTGGGATTATCTTAGCCAGGCCTGCACGATGGGCACCTTTGGATTCCATGTAAGCAATGTATTTGTTGAAATCCTTAAATTCTTCCATGGTAGGCCGGAAAGTCATGATTTTAAGACTTGAGTTCTGGCTTCGATAGTTCTGGGAATTCATGGCTGCAAAATAAAGTCAGAAAACCCGGTTCTTATGGATGTTCTGTGTATTTGGGATgctgtgcttttgtttctttttctgtctgaAAATCTCTTGCAGTGTATTGATGGCTCTGTGAGAGCAAATGCACTCTCCCCAGGCATGCTGATTGACCAAGGGAATTCTACTATGATGGACAACTATTGTTTCCCTCAAAGAGACAGGATTTGTGCACATGGAGTGGGTTTTCCCAGATTGCTCCTGGCTCATTATGCTGCTCTGGAAGTTTATTCAGTTGGAAGGGTGTCTCTATCTGTTGATACTTAGCTTCTGTTGCAATCCTGGGAAATTTCTAATTCCACTAACAAGGAGTGTctcaagggatttttaaaaagtaaatctaaagacagtaattcagtaacattcaacagaagtcaggggtgtcaaactcaattaaaatgctTGCCatgtggtgcaacaggcaagattaaagtgggccacatcacatttacaaattttgttgaatttttattttgaagtgaggattcagaaatatggataggataattaaaaccctatataattgtttttatttaaacatttgttttatttataaaactaaaattatgcttTTAACCGGAAATTTGCCagcgctttccttctactagctttcccttgcctcttatggtgtgaccggaaaatataacacagtaataaaaaacacaaaatgttggacagctgacaaatgtgATGCACAATCTTAATGGCTTCcctttaaaaatgttaactagcattGCCGCTAGGTATGACTCCTAACAGCATATCCTCGAATCctgtttttaaccttttcactgttaggatctgtttttattatgcaatgagagtggcagacatcgcTTTAAAACGTTACCGGAAATGATCGTGTCTAGAAACGTCCACAGGCCTCCAGAAAAGGCTTTGGGCCACCTGTATAGTGGTCTtctgtagttaaagggttaaagagggaattgtgtgtacagtattgcctccatctcccctaagggctattttctttataacaatttttttctattttcattttatttcagagaattTGGGGTCACAACAAATTACCTGAGCAGTCGCAGGCAGCCggaaggccaccagtttgacacccctgacataAGTGAATGTTATGAGAAGTGCTAGTAAAAAATCAGGTGAATAAATATAGCCTGAAGATGCTAATATCAAAAATCACACTTcatgtaaaatatgaaccaagacaactaaccaaacaaactcactgacatcagttTCACCCTGTAACACATGGAGGAGATGTGCTTGTGTTTTcctcaggctgtaactcttgacaagcgttaaaagccttgtctttctccatggagcgactggtccttggaactgctgggttggcagcccaatggggcTCCAAGAGGGCTCCAATACAGGACAGAAAAAGTGAACATTTCAGTGAACttcataggaaaaataaaatttatgtaaaATGACTTCAACAGTCAACTTTAAACTGgatgaattatctttaaaaattaagcaacaGAAATATAATTCATCAAGCACTTTCAGAGAAACATGCAATAGCTATCCTGATTAACACTAAAAGCTGAACCTTGGAAAAACAAG
It encodes:
- the LOC142427637 gene encoding lysine-specific demethylase 4D-like, encoding MNSQNYRSQNSSLKIMTFRPTMEEFKDFNKYIAYMESKGAHRAGLAKIIPPKQWTARENYDDVDDILIASPVQQVTTGQTGVFLQYHKKKKSMTVEEYRHLANTDRYRTPTHRDVDDLERTYWKSRLYNSPIYGAGVCGSFFGENTEHWNLRHLGTIQDLLEQECGVVIKGVNTPYLYFGLWQTTFTWHTEDMDLYSINYLHFGEPKTWYAVPPEHGARLERLARELFPGSSTGCANFLRHKVALISPRVLRENGIPVGRITQGAGEFMVTFPYGYHAGFNHGFNCAESINFATLRWVNYGKAASQCSCGEARVTFPMDAFVRILQPERYELWKQGRDRTSVDHVEHTALTSPEWTAWKGARTRAMVKGRLRSFKPRRARRRSLTLAADSGLGGCALVCPRPTTHSWADSSTVQPEDPTFMGSSPTGSSVSLLPTSVPSAQYLQASLKGTRTRRPRDSDAHQQSVKSRAKSHTASTFVHLPTQALHENQ